A genome region from Corynebacterium uberis includes the following:
- the arc gene encoding proteasome ATPase, whose amino-acid sequence MTKPTGFDQHGPLPSFREHQQRESARAGASAPGDGDARRELNELRRTNKYLGARNAKLAEMLKSSRDKLANLYQQLEDLAEPPSTYGTFLERSDDAHSAEIFTQGRRMRVAMSPMVCQADLVTGIQVRLGGGHQLLEATGFEPTGALMTCLQMLGRERAVVADSTGEKRVIRLAGPLLEVGARPPRPGDSILVEPKAAVGFEVIPKAEVARLSLEEAPDVTYADIGGLDEQIGLIHDAVELPFSHPELYRTFQLRPPKGVLLYGPPGCGKTLIAKAVANSLASRTGDGKDSYFINVKGPELLNKYVGETERQIREIFERARELADGGRPVIVFFDEMESLFRTRGSGRSSDVETTVVPQLLAELDGVEALDNVIVIGATNREELIDPAILRPGRLDVKIRVARPGRDACADIFSRYLSPEVPQAAPTAELIDAAVEELFTPRPYVELTYADGATVTLNYSDFVSGAMISNIVDRAKELAIKDTLAGVECAGVSAQHLRAAVRLEQRQSEDLPDTTNPDEWARITGRGGKRVVEARVVG is encoded by the coding sequence ATGACTAAGCCCACCGGATTTGACCAACATGGCCCGTTGCCGTCCTTCCGGGAGCATCAACAACGTGAATCCGCCCGCGCGGGTGCTTCGGCGCCCGGGGACGGTGATGCCCGCCGGGAGCTCAATGAGTTGCGCCGGACCAACAAGTATCTGGGCGCGCGCAATGCCAAGCTGGCGGAGATGCTGAAGTCCTCGCGCGACAAGCTGGCCAACCTGTACCAGCAGCTCGAGGATCTGGCGGAGCCGCCCTCAACCTACGGCACCTTTTTGGAGCGTTCTGATGACGCCCACTCCGCCGAGATTTTCACCCAGGGTCGGCGCATGCGGGTGGCCATGTCTCCGATGGTGTGCCAGGCGGATCTGGTGACGGGCATCCAGGTGCGCCTGGGCGGGGGACATCAACTGTTGGAGGCCACGGGCTTTGAGCCGACGGGCGCGCTGATGACCTGCTTGCAAATGCTGGGTCGGGAGCGCGCGGTGGTGGCGGATTCGACGGGGGAGAAGCGGGTCATCCGGCTTGCGGGCCCCCTGCTGGAGGTGGGTGCCCGTCCGCCGCGCCCCGGCGATTCAATTCTGGTGGAGCCGAAAGCGGCGGTGGGCTTTGAGGTGATCCCCAAGGCTGAGGTCGCGCGGTTGTCTTTGGAGGAGGCCCCGGACGTCACATATGCGGACATCGGCGGGCTCGATGAACAGATCGGCCTGATTCATGACGCCGTGGAGCTACCCTTCTCCCACCCGGAGCTCTACCGGACCTTCCAGCTGCGCCCGCCCAAGGGCGTGTTGCTCTACGGCCCGCCTGGGTGCGGCAAGACGCTGATTGCTAAGGCCGTGGCCAATAGCTTGGCCTCGCGCACGGGCGACGGGAAGGACTCGTACTTCATCAACGTCAAGGGCCCGGAGCTGCTGAATAAGTACGTCGGCGAGACCGAGCGCCAGATCAGGGAGATCTTCGAGCGCGCCCGGGAGCTGGCGGATGGGGGTCGGCCGGTCATCGTGTTCTTTGATGAGATGGAGTCGCTGTTTCGCACGCGCGGGTCGGGGCGCAGTTCGGATGTGGAAACCACGGTGGTTCCGCAGCTGCTCGCGGAGCTGGACGGTGTGGAGGCGCTGGATAACGTCATCGTCATTGGCGCGACGAACCGTGAGGAGCTCATCGATCCCGCGATCCTGCGCCCGGGGCGCCTGGACGTCAAGATCCGGGTCGCGCGGCCGGGCCGGGACGCCTGCGCGGATATCTTCTCGCGCTATTTGTCCCCGGAGGTGCCGCAGGCCGCGCCCACAGCTGAGCTCATCGACGCCGCCGTGGAGGAGCTGTTTACGCCTCGCCCCTACGTGGAGCTGACGTATGCGGATGGGGCGACGGTGACGCTGAACTATTCGGACTTTGTCTCTGGGGCGATGATTAGCAACATCGTGGATCGGGCCAAGGAGCTGGCGATCAAAGACACGCTGGCTGGCGTGGAGTGCGCGGGGGTGTCTGCGCAGCATCTGCGCGCGGCGGTGCGCCTCGAGCAGCGCCAAAGCGAGGATCTTCCGGATACCACCAACCCGGACGAGTGGGCGCGAATCACCGGCCGTGGGGGCAAGCGTGTCGTGGAGGCTAGGGTCGTCGGATAA
- a CDS encoding tRNA (adenine-N1)-methyltransferase, whose protein sequence is MAYSGPFQAGDRVQLTDAKRRHFTIVLAPGGVFHTHKGQIFHDDIIGTDEGSVVRSVQGSEFLCFRHLMVDHVLSMPRGAAVIYPKDTAQILVEGDIFPGARVLEAGAGSGALSMALLRAVGPEGEVFSYEIREDHLEFARSNVAEYFEGTPPNWHARLGDLNEVTTADLEGPVDRVILDMVEPWDCLDTVAGLLIPGGVLMTYVATVPQLMNTMEKIRQLQCFAEPRAWESLVREWRVEGLATRPEHRMNAHTAFLVWARRLADGVTPPRPQRRARR, encoded by the coding sequence ATGGCATATTCCGGGCCCTTCCAAGCCGGCGACCGCGTCCAGCTCACGGACGCCAAGCGGCGCCACTTCACCATTGTGCTGGCGCCTGGGGGTGTCTTTCACACGCACAAGGGGCAGATCTTCCACGATGACATCATCGGTACGGACGAGGGCTCTGTGGTTCGCTCTGTGCAGGGCAGCGAGTTCCTGTGCTTCCGCCACCTGATGGTCGATCACGTGCTATCCATGCCCCGCGGTGCTGCGGTGATCTACCCCAAGGACACCGCCCAGATCCTCGTCGAGGGGGACATCTTCCCCGGCGCGCGGGTTCTGGAGGCCGGTGCGGGCTCGGGGGCGCTGTCCATGGCGCTGCTGCGGGCCGTGGGACCGGAAGGGGAGGTGTTTTCCTATGAGATCCGCGAGGATCACCTGGAGTTCGCCCGGTCTAATGTCGCGGAGTATTTCGAGGGCACCCCGCCCAATTGGCACGCCCGGCTGGGTGATCTCAACGAGGTGACCACGGCGGACCTGGAGGGCCCGGTGGACCGGGTGATCCTGGATATGGTCGAGCCCTGGGACTGCTTGGATACCGTTGCGGGCCTGCTCATCCCGGGCGGGGTGCTCATGACCTATGTGGCCACGGTCCCGCAGTTGATGAACACCATGGAAAAGATCCGTCAGTTGCAGTGCTTCGCGGAGCCGCGCGCGTGGGAGTCCCTGGTGCGCGAGTGGCGGGTGGAAGGCCTGGCCACGCGTCCGGAGCACCGGATGAACGCCCACACCGCATTTTTGGTGTGGGCGCGCCGGCTCGCCGATGGGGTCACGCCGCCGCGGCCGCAGCGCCGCGCGCGCAGGTAA
- a CDS encoding M18 family aminopeptidase gives MNRPVDFLDFLSSSPSSFHAAAEVFRRLEAAGFIQQDPAAEWDATPGGHVVVRGGAVIAWWVPEGAGPDSAFRIVGAHTDSPGLMLKPQPALTRHGFAQVGVEVYGGPILSSWFDRDLAFAGVVALADGSQRLVHTPAIARVPSLAIHLYRSDEFTVDRQEHLQPIVGMADGEEDILDMVARQAGVARQDIVGHTLITIDAAEPAIIGSAGEFIASGRLDNLTSVYAGMRALQAATTGPDAHAESDGSILVLAAFDHEEVGSSSTTGAAGPLLGEVLTRTARGLGADEEQRSRIIARSTMVSADAAHSVHPNYPGKHDPSHHPLLNHGPVTKINASQRYATTAHSAGMWERACRSAGVPTQTFVGNNSVPCGSTIGPISATRLGIDTVDVGVPLLSMHSARELCGIADMEWFAHALEAYLIGH, from the coding sequence ATGAACCGACCCGTGGACTTCTTAGACTTCCTCAGCTCCAGCCCCAGTTCCTTCCACGCCGCGGCGGAGGTCTTTCGCCGGCTGGAGGCCGCCGGCTTCATCCAGCAGGATCCGGCCGCGGAGTGGGACGCCACCCCCGGCGGGCATGTGGTGGTGCGCGGCGGCGCGGTCATCGCGTGGTGGGTGCCGGAGGGCGCCGGCCCGGACAGTGCCTTCCGCATCGTCGGCGCGCACACGGATTCGCCGGGGCTGATGCTCAAGCCGCAGCCGGCGCTCACGCGGCATGGTTTCGCGCAGGTGGGCGTCGAGGTCTATGGCGGGCCGATCCTATCGTCGTGGTTTGATCGTGATCTTGCCTTCGCAGGCGTGGTGGCGCTGGCGGATGGTTCGCAGCGCCTGGTGCACACCCCCGCGATCGCGCGGGTGCCGAGCCTGGCGATCCACCTGTACCGCAGTGACGAGTTCACCGTGGACCGTCAGGAGCACCTGCAGCCGATCGTGGGCATGGCTGATGGTGAGGAAGACATCCTGGACATGGTGGCTCGCCAGGCGGGAGTGGCGCGCCAGGACATCGTCGGCCACACGCTGATTACTATCGACGCCGCCGAGCCCGCGATCATCGGCTCTGCTGGGGAATTCATCGCCTCCGGCAGGCTGGACAATCTCACCTCCGTGTACGCGGGCATGCGCGCCCTTCAGGCCGCGACCACTGGCCCCGACGCGCACGCAGAAAGCGACGGCTCCATCTTGGTTCTCGCCGCCTTCGACCACGAGGAGGTGGGAAGCTCCAGCACCACCGGCGCGGCCGGTCCGCTGCTGGGCGAGGTGCTGACCCGCACGGCGCGGGGCCTGGGCGCGGATGAGGAACAGCGCAGCCGCATCATCGCCAGGTCCACCATGGTCTCGGCGGATGCGGCGCACAGCGTGCATCCGAACTATCCCGGCAAGCATGACCCCAGCCACCATCCGCTACTCAACCACGGCCCGGTGACCAAGATCAATGCCTCCCAGCGCTACGCCACCACGGCGCACAGCGCGGGGATGTGGGAGCGCGCCTGCCGCAGCGCCGGGGTGCCCACCCAGACCTTTGTGGGCAACAACTCGGTTCCGTGCGGGTCCACGATTGGGCCGATCTCCGCGACTCGGTTGGGCATTGACACGGTGGATGTGGGCGTGCCGCTGCTGTCCATGCACTCGGCGCGGGAGCTGTGTGGCATCGCGGACATGGAGTGGTTTGCGCACGCGCTTGAGGCATACTTGATCGGTCACTAA